In the Variovorax sp. S12S4 genome, one interval contains:
- a CDS encoding RNA ligase family protein, which yields MFPLSSLSSVPLLKYPRTAHLEGSRLQAGDTDDGQTPLSALQGQHVVIEEKLDGANAAVSFTSGGELLLQSRGHYLAGGASERQFNLFKHWAAAHEPTLLERLEDRYVMYGEWCFAKHSCWYDRLPAFFLEFDLYDRQAQCFLSTPARHALLDGSPVLSVPVLYEGEMPHQAKALRSLVRPSLARSAGWKVAFEQAVMQEGQPLELVRQQTDLSDLAEGLYLKTESQGEVTGRYKWVRPDFVQTILDSGSHHSRRPVLPNQLARGVDLYAPTPQVGWQDLGLRTFRDPAELTTTRRPR from the coding sequence GTGTTCCCTCTCTCTTCTCTTTCATCCGTTCCGCTGCTCAAGTACCCGCGTACTGCGCATCTGGAAGGCTCGCGCTTGCAGGCCGGCGACACCGACGATGGCCAGACGCCGTTGTCCGCGCTGCAGGGCCAGCATGTGGTCATCGAGGAAAAGCTCGATGGCGCCAATGCGGCCGTGTCGTTCACCTCTGGGGGCGAGCTGCTGCTGCAATCGCGCGGCCACTATCTCGCGGGCGGCGCCAGCGAGCGCCAGTTCAACCTGTTCAAGCACTGGGCTGCCGCGCACGAGCCGACGCTGCTCGAACGGCTCGAGGACCGCTATGTGATGTACGGCGAGTGGTGCTTTGCAAAGCACAGCTGCTGGTACGACCGGCTGCCCGCGTTCTTTCTGGAGTTCGACCTCTACGATCGCCAAGCGCAGTGCTTCCTGTCGACACCCGCACGGCACGCATTGCTCGACGGCAGCCCGGTACTTTCGGTACCCGTGCTCTACGAAGGCGAGATGCCGCACCAGGCGAAGGCACTGCGCTCGCTCGTGCGGCCATCGCTCGCGCGCAGCGCCGGCTGGAAAGTGGCCTTCGAACAGGCCGTGATGCAGGAAGGCCAGCCGCTCGAGCTCGTGCGGCAGCAGACCGACCTGTCCGACTTGGCTGAGGGCCTGTACCTCAAGACCGAGTCGCAGGGCGAGGTGACCGGCCGCTACAAGTGGGTGCGGCCTGATTTCGTGCAGACCATCCTCGACTCGGGCTCGCACCACAGCCGCCGGCCCGTGCTGCCCAACCAGCTCGCGCGAGGTGTCGACCTCTACGCGCCGACGCCGCAAGTGGGCTGGCAAGACCTGGGGCTACGCACGTTCCGCGACCCCGCAGAACTGACAACAACAAGGAGGCCGCGATGA
- a CDS encoding AAA family ATPase, which yields MTYDDLRALVPTPPQGYDWAECCELLPALLRLEETPQDPHYHAEGNVGIHTRMVLDALMQDPHYQRAGADVRFVLFMACLLHDIAKPDTTVIDEASGRIGQPGHSRRGSVDVRVLMWKARVPFALREAVCRIIAVHQVPFHAFASRKGVRPEWLVHKLSWELSLPDLCCVARCDMLGRHYEKRADSMADIALFEELAREEGCWEGSRQMADAHTRLAYFRGADTSPDYPLFQAAGSQVTVMCGLPASGKNHWVAQHRKGWPVVSFDDARAELGLKHGENDGLAAHHAVDGAKALLRKQERFVWNATHLSQQMRTKTLDLLWAYHARIELVYLEVPHPELMRRNRERDTTLSNAGIERMLHRWELPAPVEAHATVYEVQT from the coding sequence ATGACCTACGACGACTTGCGCGCACTGGTGCCGACGCCTCCGCAGGGCTACGACTGGGCCGAGTGCTGCGAACTGCTGCCGGCCCTGCTGCGCCTTGAAGAGACGCCGCAAGACCCGCACTACCACGCCGAAGGCAACGTCGGCATCCATACGCGCATGGTGCTGGACGCGCTGATGCAGGATCCGCACTACCAGCGTGCCGGCGCCGACGTCCGCTTCGTGCTGTTCATGGCCTGCCTGCTGCACGACATCGCCAAGCCGGACACCACCGTGATCGACGAAGCCAGCGGCCGTATCGGCCAGCCGGGCCATTCGCGCCGCGGCTCGGTCGATGTGCGCGTGCTGATGTGGAAGGCCCGCGTGCCGTTCGCGCTGCGCGAAGCCGTGTGCCGGATCATCGCGGTGCACCAGGTACCGTTCCACGCCTTCGCCTCGCGCAAGGGGGTGCGACCCGAGTGGCTGGTGCACAAGCTCTCGTGGGAACTGAGCCTGCCCGACCTGTGCTGCGTGGCGCGCTGCGACATGCTCGGGCGCCACTACGAGAAGCGCGCAGACAGCATGGCCGACATCGCGCTTTTCGAGGAATTGGCCCGGGAAGAAGGCTGCTGGGAAGGCTCTCGCCAAATGGCCGATGCCCACACGCGCCTGGCTTACTTCCGAGGCGCGGACACCAGTCCCGACTACCCGTTGTTCCAGGCTGCGGGGTCGCAGGTCACGGTGATGTGCGGCCTGCCCGCGAGCGGCAAGAACCACTGGGTGGCGCAGCACCGCAAGGGCTGGCCGGTCGTGTCGTTCGACGATGCGCGTGCCGAACTGGGGTTGAAGCACGGCGAGAACGACGGGCTGGCCGCACACCATGCGGTCGATGGGGCCAAGGCGCTGCTGCGCAAGCAGGAGCGCTTCGTCTGGAATGCCACGCACCTGAGCCAGCAGATGCGCACCAAGACGCTGGATCTGCTCTGGGCGTATCACGCCCGGATCGAGCTGGTGTACCTGGAGGTGCCGCACCCCGAGCTGATGCGCCGCAACCGGGAGCGCGACACGACGCTGTCGAACGCGGGCATCGAGCGGATGCTGCATCGCTGGGAGCTGCCGGCGCCCGTGGAGGCGCACGCGACGGTCTACGAGGTGCAGACCTGA